In Desulfuribacillus alkaliarsenatis, the following proteins share a genomic window:
- a CDS encoding prephenate dehydrogenase, giving the protein MNNHIDKQQICIIGVGLIGGSIALSIKETFSEYDIVGIDTELAYIHEAISLGVIDWGTVDLNQGVENADIIIIATPVKVTEQVIQKLCKIDLKETCIVTDVGSTKDNIYDMANCFRDKNVSFIGGHPMAGSERSGVKAANRRLFENAYYVLTPSDWATEQDIETLKHVLESTKAEIIVMPAKTHDQVVGAISHLPHIVASALVNLIREKKDNPYYTALAAGGFRDITRIASANVDMWRDITVSNRESILELLNDWERHIAEIKEAIEINDIKGIEDFFQTAKNYRDDLPIRQQSLIHQAYQINVDVPDHPGVIGNIASVLGRGGVNIRNIYITHNRERGEGAMRLTFTTRELQKQAYDTLTTAGYTVQLED; this is encoded by the coding sequence GTGAATAATCATATAGATAAACAGCAAATATGTATCATAGGCGTCGGGCTAATCGGTGGTTCGATTGCCTTATCTATTAAGGAAACCTTTAGCGAATACGATATCGTCGGAATAGATACGGAGTTAGCCTATATACATGAAGCTATTTCCTTAGGTGTAATTGACTGGGGAACTGTGGATTTAAATCAAGGAGTTGAAAATGCAGATATCATTATCATAGCGACACCTGTTAAAGTTACGGAACAGGTTATTCAAAAGCTATGTAAAATTGATTTAAAGGAAACATGCATAGTTACAGATGTAGGAAGTACCAAGGACAACATATATGATATGGCTAACTGCTTCCGTGACAAAAATGTGTCTTTCATCGGTGGGCACCCTATGGCTGGGTCGGAGCGATCTGGTGTAAAGGCAGCTAACCGTAGACTGTTTGAGAACGCTTATTATGTGCTTACACCAAGTGACTGGGCAACAGAACAGGATATTGAGACATTAAAGCATGTTCTAGAATCGACCAAGGCTGAAATAATTGTCATGCCAGCTAAAACACATGACCAAGTAGTGGGAGCGATTAGCCACTTACCGCATATTGTTGCATCTGCACTTGTAAATCTTATTCGAGAGAAAAAGGATAATCCATATTACACAGCATTAGCTGCAGGAGGCTTTCGTGATATAACGAGAATTGCATCGGCTAATGTAGATATGTGGAGAGATATTACTGTAAGTAATCGCGAATCAATCCTAGAATTACTTAACGATTGGGAGCGACACATTGCAGAAATTAAAGAAGCAATAGAGATTAATGACATTAAGGGAATTGAAGATTTCTTTCAAACAGCAAAAAACTATCGTGATGACTTACCTATCCGTCAGCAAAGTCTAATTCACCAAGCGTATCAAATCAATGTTGATGTGCCTGACCATCCAGGTGTTATTGGTAATATTGCTAGTGTTCTAGGCAGGGGTGGGGTTAATATTAGAAATATATATATTACACACAACCGAGAGCGTGGCGAAGGTGCAATGCGTTTAACCTTTACGACGAGAGAGCTACAGAAGCAAGCTTACGATACATTAACTACTGCTGGTTACACAGTACAATTAGAAGATTAA
- the aroA gene encoding 3-phosphoshikimate 1-carboxyvinyltransferase encodes MKKPNTFSFFPAKKLQGETEVPGDKSISHRAIIFGSIAEGTTKIENFLPGLDCLSTIDCFRRLGVNITAKSNTSIIVNGVGLQGLNEPTDILDVGNSGTTIRLLSGLLSGTNFYSVMTGDASIRKRPMDRVKKPLEQMGARIHGRDNGRLAPLSIIGTKLTPIHYQSPVASAQIKSSILLAGIWAEGHIKVTEPTKSRDHTELMYKTFGGDIEVEGNTVTIAGGSTRLSAQEVQVPGDISSAAFLMVAASIVPNSEVLIKNVGVNPTRSGIIDALQAMNANIKLTNERKYGEEPVADILVTSSHLKGTIIEGNLIPRLIDEVPILLIAAALAEGDTIVKDAKELRVKETDRIQVMHDELLKVGIISTPKEDGIEIAGNQMISGGTIDSHHDHRIGMAFAVAALTAKDKIEIENYDAVKVSFPNFTEVMTALGAKCE; translated from the coding sequence ATGAAAAAGCCTAATACTTTTTCTTTTTTTCCAGCTAAGAAGCTTCAGGGAGAAACGGAAGTTCCTGGAGATAAGTCAATTTCCCATCGAGCGATTATATTTGGTAGCATAGCTGAAGGAACAACAAAAATTGAAAATTTTCTGCCAGGTCTTGATTGCTTAAGTACAATTGACTGTTTTAGACGGTTAGGAGTAAATATAACAGCGAAAAGCAATACATCGATTATAGTTAATGGAGTTGGGTTACAGGGATTAAATGAACCTACTGACATATTAGATGTTGGAAATTCGGGCACTACCATAAGACTGCTTAGTGGTTTATTAAGTGGGACAAACTTTTATTCAGTTATGACTGGTGATGCATCAATAAGAAAACGTCCAATGGATCGTGTGAAAAAACCGCTTGAACAAATGGGCGCTAGAATCCATGGCAGAGATAATGGTCGCTTAGCTCCATTATCGATTATCGGAACAAAACTTACACCAATTCACTATCAATCTCCAGTCGCAAGTGCACAAATAAAATCGAGTATCCTGCTTGCAGGCATTTGGGCCGAAGGGCATATAAAAGTTACAGAACCAACAAAATCTCGCGACCATACTGAATTAATGTACAAAACATTTGGCGGCGATATTGAAGTAGAAGGCAATACTGTAACAATTGCTGGTGGTAGTACACGTTTATCTGCTCAAGAAGTTCAAGTACCAGGTGATATTTCTTCTGCAGCATTTCTAATGGTTGCCGCTTCTATTGTACCTAATAGCGAAGTATTGATAAAAAATGTTGGTGTAAACCCGACACGCTCAGGTATCATAGACGCACTACAAGCTATGAATGCAAATATTAAATTAACAAATGAGCGTAAATATGGAGAAGAGCCTGTAGCGGACATCTTAGTTACTTCTAGTCATTTGAAAGGAACGATAATTGAAGGCAATTTAATTCCTAGATTAATTGATGAAGTACCTATACTACTAATAGCTGCCGCCTTAGCCGAAGGCGATACTATAGTCAAAGACGCTAAAGAACTTCGAGTTAAAGAAACAGACCGCATCCAGGTAATGCATGATGAGCTGTTGAAAGTAGGTATTATATCAACTCCAAAAGAGGACGGAATTGAGATTGCAGGTAATCAAATGATATCAGGTGGAACTATTGATAGCCACCATGATCATAGAATTGGTATGGCATTTGCAGTAGCTGCTTTAACCGCTAAAGATAAAATAGAAATTGAAAACTATGACGCCGTTAAGGTTTCCTTTCCGAATTTCACAGAAGTTATGACGGCACTAGGAGCGAAATGTGAATAG
- the nuoE gene encoding NADH-quinone oxidoreductase subunit NuoE → MCELKCNTEHPEVANIIEAHRNNPGALIIVLQKAQSVVGYLPKEIIKQIATGMNLSESKVYGVATFYSQFHLTPRGENIIRVCMGTACHVRGAVTILEKLQEQLHIKSGETSKDLKFTLETVACIGACGLAPVITINDDTYGKLKPSQLKDIINKYR, encoded by the coding sequence ATGTGTGAATTAAAATGCAACACTGAGCATCCAGAGGTAGCAAATATTATTGAAGCCCATAGGAACAATCCTGGGGCTTTAATTATAGTTTTACAGAAAGCACAATCTGTAGTTGGATATCTACCAAAGGAGATTATTAAACAGATAGCAACAGGTATGAATTTGTCAGAGTCAAAAGTCTATGGCGTAGCAACGTTTTATTCGCAATTTCATTTAACTCCACGTGGGGAGAACATAATTCGTGTTTGCATGGGGACTGCTTGTCATGTTCGTGGTGCAGTTACGATTCTTGAGAAGCTGCAAGAGCAATTACATATAAAATCAGGTGAAACATCGAAGGACTTAAAATTCACCTTAGAAACCGTTGCTTGTATTGGAGCATGCGGTTTAGCGCCTGTAATAACTATCAATGACGATACATATGGCAAATTAAAGCCTAGTCAGCTTAAAGATATAATTAATAAATATCGGTAG
- a CDS encoding NADH-ubiquinone oxidoreductase-F iron-sulfur binding region domain-containing protein — translation MIKLAHEKQRILICGGTGCISTGASNLLESFKSTLKAKNMDCEYDVILTGCHGFCEQGPIVIIEKDNTLYCQVTIDDIDELVSQHLAANQLVERLLYINPIDNRRISSHKDINFYKKQHRILLDLCGKIDPENISEYINHGGYAALQACFEQKPTDIIEEIKVSKLRGRGGGGFPAGLKWEYTRNADGDPKYIICNADEGDPGAFMDRSIIEGNPHSVLEGMLIAGYAIGSNIGYIYVRAEYPLAVKRLRIAIDQAEATGYLGENILGSNFSFQIKIKEGAGAFVCGESSALMHSIEGHRGMPRSRPPNSTKKGLWSKPTCLNNVETFANIPLIILMGGNEFAKIGTENSTGTKVLALTGKINNTGLAEVPMGISLRDVIFDIGGGIKDGKKLKAVQIGGPSGGCIPEEMLDLPIDFDSLYKAGAMMGSGGLVVLDESTCMVDLAKFFLEFTHNESCGKCTPCREGTYRMLQILEKITDGLGTQDDIIHLERLSNNIMNSSLCGLGKSAPNPIVSTLRYFRYEYDAHIEDKTCPSGVCKKLISYRIDSMNCKACTICLKHCPSQAIIGERGKPHLIVSENCTRCGICLEKCPFQAVKMG, via the coding sequence GTGATAAAGTTGGCACATGAAAAACAAAGAATACTAATATGTGGTGGCACTGGATGCATTTCAACAGGTGCTAGTAATTTGTTAGAGAGCTTCAAGAGCACATTAAAAGCAAAAAATATGGATTGTGAGTACGATGTGATTCTTACAGGCTGCCATGGTTTTTGTGAGCAAGGTCCAATTGTTATCATTGAAAAGGACAACACACTCTACTGTCAAGTAACCATAGATGATATTGATGAGCTTGTAAGTCAACATCTAGCTGCTAATCAGTTAGTTGAACGATTGTTATATATTAACCCAATAGATAATCGCCGTATTTCTTCTCACAAAGACATTAATTTTTATAAAAAGCAACATCGAATATTATTAGACTTATGCGGCAAAATTGATCCAGAAAATATCAGCGAATATATAAACCATGGTGGCTACGCTGCGCTACAAGCTTGCTTTGAGCAAAAACCAACGGATATAATAGAAGAGATAAAAGTATCTAAGCTAAGAGGTCGAGGCGGGGGAGGTTTTCCTGCAGGATTAAAGTGGGAGTATACCCGCAACGCTGATGGAGATCCAAAATATATAATTTGTAATGCCGATGAAGGTGATCCTGGTGCATTTATGGATCGAAGTATAATAGAAGGAAACCCTCATTCAGTACTAGAAGGTATGCTAATAGCAGGCTATGCGATTGGCTCAAATATTGGTTACATATACGTACGCGCAGAGTACCCACTTGCTGTTAAGCGTTTACGAATTGCCATAGATCAGGCTGAAGCAACCGGCTATCTTGGAGAGAACATATTAGGAAGTAACTTTTCATTCCAAATAAAGATTAAAGAGGGTGCTGGGGCGTTCGTTTGTGGAGAATCTTCTGCACTTATGCACTCCATTGAAGGTCATCGTGGAATGCCACGTTCAAGACCACCAAACTCCACGAAAAAAGGACTATGGAGCAAGCCTACTTGTTTAAATAACGTGGAAACATTTGCTAATATCCCGCTTATAATTTTAATGGGTGGTAATGAGTTTGCAAAAATTGGAACAGAGAATTCTACTGGTACTAAAGTTCTTGCATTGACAGGCAAAATTAATAATACTGGTCTAGCAGAAGTGCCTATGGGTATTTCACTAAGGGATGTTATATTTGACATTGGCGGCGGTATTAAGGATGGAAAGAAATTAAAAGCCGTGCAAATAGGGGGGCCTTCTGGAGGCTGTATACCTGAAGAAATGCTTGATTTACCAATAGATTTTGATTCTTTATATAAAGCTGGTGCAATGATGGGGTCGGGCGGATTGGTAGTGTTAGATGAGTCTACCTGTATGGTAGACTTAGCGAAGTTTTTTCTAGAATTCACTCATAATGAATCATGTGGTAAGTGTACACCTTGCAGAGAGGGAACATATAGGATGCTACAAATACTTGAAAAGATTACTGATGGATTAGGTACTCAAGATGATATTATCCATCTAGAACGATTAAGTAACAATATTATGAATTCATCCCTATGTGGTTTAGGTAAATCAGCACCGAATCCAATCGTAAGTACACTAAGATATTTCAGGTACGAATATGATGCGCATATAGAAGATAAGACCTGTCCGAGTGGTGTATGCAAGAAGCTTATCAGTTATCGTATAGATAGTATGAACTGTAAAGCATGTACAATATGTCTTAAGCATTGCCCAAGTCAAGCAATCATTGGCGAACGTGGGAAACCCCATCTAATAGTGTCAGAAAATTGTACAAGATGTGGTATATGCTTAGAGAAATGTCCGTTTCAAGCAGTAAAAATGGGCTAA
- the fdhF gene encoding formate dehydrogenase subunit alpha: protein MNLITIEVNGQTYTMETSKSILDACKEIGIDIPTLCYDKDLKITASCRLCIVEIENKSTLVTACSTPIYDGLKIYTESEKVIEARQEILRLLLANHDLRCLTCHRNGDCRLQDYSYRYNVHDTPYPDGPNKEIPIDDTNSFFVRDYAKCILCGKCVSVCSDINGAHAIDFTNRGYKTKVASSFDESLQNTSCNFCGMCIQVCPVAALVPKSEIGKGRPWETTKVKTTCSYCGVGCQLQLKIMDNQIIGVAKDESGSNLGHLCVKGQFGWEYVHARDRLSMPLIKNRKTGQFEEVAWDVAIDFIYENLQPILNESGGDAVGGLCSAKCTNEENYLFQKLMRTVFTTNNVDHCARLUHSASVASLATAFGSGAMTNSYNEILLANVIIVTGANTTEAHPVIGYRIKQAVKNGAKLVVIDPRRIELVDYAESWLSIKPGTNLALFNGLAHIIYKENLYNQDFINQHTEGFDNWLNSINEYTPDRVAAITGVNIDGLYFIAKLYATADKATILYAMGITQHSSGTNNVFSLANLAMLTGQIGREGTGINPLRGQNNVQGACDMGGLPNVLPGYALVNDETQRLRFESAWQQKVATNSGLTLTEMVDAAIEKRIKALYIMGENPMLADPNTNHVRAGLESLDFLIVQDIFLTETARMADVVLPAVTFAEKDGTFTNTERFVQRVRKAIPEQGNAKVDWQIIQMIANRFGSKWQYRHAKEIMDEIRTVVPQYAGITYDRIEQQGLQWPCPSIEHNGTPYLHKDGFIRGKGKFTAVEYSPSKELPDIEYPFTLTTGRRLYHWHTGSMSRRVKALEEIHPYEKMQINPIDAKELGIEAGDIIKVSSRRGSVNTKIEITDSIPRRTLFMSFHFSETNTNSLTSSHRDPICNIPEAKVTAVRVDKIN, encoded by the coding sequence ATGAACTTGATAACAATCGAAGTTAATGGACAAACATATACAATGGAAACAAGTAAATCGATACTAGATGCGTGTAAAGAAATAGGGATTGATATTCCTACTCTTTGTTACGATAAAGACTTAAAGATAACTGCTAGCTGTCGCTTATGCATCGTCGAGATTGAGAACAAATCTACCTTAGTAACTGCCTGTTCTACACCAATCTACGACGGTCTGAAAATATATACTGAATCGGAAAAAGTAATCGAAGCAAGGCAGGAAATACTGCGTTTATTATTAGCCAACCATGATTTGCGTTGTCTTACATGCCATAGAAACGGTGATTGTAGATTACAGGATTATAGTTATCGTTATAACGTACATGATACTCCATACCCAGATGGACCCAATAAAGAAATACCTATAGATGATACGAATTCATTTTTCGTTAGAGATTATGCTAAATGCATCCTGTGTGGCAAATGTGTATCAGTTTGCAGCGATATCAACGGTGCACACGCTATAGACTTTACCAATAGAGGCTATAAAACCAAAGTAGCTAGTAGTTTTGATGAAAGCCTGCAGAATACTTCTTGCAATTTCTGCGGCATGTGTATTCAAGTATGTCCAGTTGCTGCACTAGTGCCGAAATCAGAAATAGGTAAAGGACGTCCATGGGAGACGACAAAAGTCAAGACTACATGTAGCTATTGTGGTGTTGGCTGTCAGTTGCAACTGAAAATCATGGACAACCAGATTATTGGTGTGGCAAAGGATGAAAGTGGATCAAATCTAGGACATCTGTGTGTAAAAGGACAGTTTGGCTGGGAGTATGTACACGCTAGAGATAGATTAAGTATGCCTTTAATAAAAAACCGTAAAACAGGTCAGTTTGAAGAAGTAGCTTGGGATGTCGCAATTGACTTTATATATGAAAATCTGCAACCGATCCTTAACGAGAGTGGAGGAGATGCAGTTGGCGGTCTATGCTCGGCAAAATGTACAAACGAAGAAAATTATCTGTTTCAAAAATTAATGCGTACCGTCTTTACTACTAATAACGTCGACCATTGCGCACGTCTCTGACATAGTGCTAGTGTTGCCAGTTTGGCAACTGCATTTGGAAGCGGGGCAATGACTAACTCATACAATGAAATATTGTTAGCTAACGTAATTATTGTAACGGGTGCGAATACTACAGAGGCCCATCCTGTCATTGGATATAGAATTAAGCAAGCAGTTAAAAATGGTGCTAAATTAGTTGTAATTGATCCTCGAAGAATTGAATTAGTTGATTATGCTGAATCGTGGTTATCGATTAAGCCAGGGACTAATTTAGCTTTATTTAATGGTTTAGCACATATCATATACAAAGAAAACTTATACAATCAGGACTTTATCAATCAACATACGGAAGGCTTTGATAATTGGTTAAACAGCATTAATGAATACACTCCTGACCGTGTAGCTGCCATTACTGGTGTAAACATAGATGGCCTATATTTTATCGCTAAACTATATGCTACTGCAGATAAAGCGACCATTTTATACGCTATGGGTATTACACAACACAGCTCTGGAACTAATAACGTATTTTCACTGGCAAACCTTGCAATGCTAACAGGGCAAATTGGTAGGGAAGGAACAGGTATAAATCCCCTTAGAGGCCAGAACAATGTACAAGGGGCATGTGATATGGGTGGACTTCCTAATGTACTACCAGGCTACGCCCTCGTAAATGACGAAACGCAGCGGCTAAGATTTGAAAGTGCTTGGCAGCAGAAAGTTGCAACAAACTCTGGATTAACTTTGACAGAAATGGTAGATGCGGCAATCGAGAAACGTATTAAAGCACTCTATATAATGGGTGAGAATCCGATGCTTGCTGACCCAAATACAAACCATGTAAGAGCAGGATTAGAGTCTTTAGATTTCTTAATCGTACAGGACATATTTTTAACAGAGACGGCCCGAATGGCTGATGTAGTACTGCCTGCAGTGACCTTCGCAGAAAAGGATGGGACATTTACGAATACGGAACGCTTTGTTCAACGTGTAAGAAAAGCGATACCAGAGCAAGGGAACGCCAAGGTAGATTGGCAGATAATTCAAATGATTGCTAACAGATTTGGATCTAAATGGCAATATCGACATGCAAAAGAAATCATGGATGAAATACGTACCGTTGTTCCTCAGTATGCTGGTATAACCTATGATAGAATTGAACAGCAGGGACTACAGTGGCCATGTCCATCAATTGAACATAACGGAACACCTTATTTACACAAGGACGGTTTTATTAGAGGAAAAGGGAAGTTTACAGCAGTAGAATATTCTCCATCTAAGGAATTACCCGATATAGAATACCCATTCACATTAACAACTGGCCGTAGATTATATCACTGGCACACCGGTAGTATGAGCAGGAGGGTAAAGGCCCTTGAGGAAATACACCCATATGAGAAAATGCAGATTAATCCTATTGATGCTAAGGAATTAGGGATAGAAGCTGGAGACATTATTAAAGTATCTTCAAGGCGGGGCTCAGTAAATACAAAAATTGAAATAACAGACTCTATCCCAAGAAGAACTCTGTTTATGTCTTTTCACTTCAGTGAGACGAATACGAATAGCCTAACGAGCTCACATAGAGACCCTATATGCAATATTCCTGAAGCAAAGGTGACAGCTGTGAGAGTTGATAAAATCAACTAA